The Candidatus Thermoplasmatota archaeon genome window below encodes:
- a CDS encoding carboxyl transferase domain-containing protein — MEIIETSVNTQTKEYKENFEHYQSLINDLKEKIAQVQKGGGTEAVKLHKSRNKMLVRERIDALLDPDTPFMEFNSLAAYNMYENKAPCAGIVTGIGLIHGREVVVVANDATVTGGTYYPITVKKHLRAQEIAMENNLPCIYLVDSGGAFLPMQDEVFPDREHFGRIFYNQAKMSSMQIPQIAVVMGSCTAGGAYVPAMSDETVIVKGTGTIFLGGPPLVKAATGEEVTAEELGGAEVHCRESGVSDHYAVDDADAIRITRNIVENLNRPEKTHLDIQKPEEPLYDIKEIYGIIPKDPRKPFEVREIIARIVDGSKFHEFKALYGTTLVCGFARIMGYPVGILANNGVLFSESALKGTHFIELCCQRKIPLVFLQNITGFMVGRKYEAGGIAKDGAKMVTAVTCAQVPKFTVLIGGSFGAGNYGMCGRAYGPRQLWMWPNARISVMGGQQAATVLLTVKRDQLWRKGIELSKKEEKEITDPILRKYETEGSPYYSTARIWDDGVIDPVDTRTVLGLGISASLNASIPDWKPGVFRM, encoded by the coding sequence ATGGAAATTATTGAAACTTCAGTGAATACTCAAACCAAAGAATATAAAGAAAATTTTGAGCACTATCAATCATTAATAAACGATTTGAAAGAAAAAATTGCCCAGGTACAGAAAGGAGGAGGGACCGAAGCAGTTAAACTTCATAAATCACGAAATAAAATGCTCGTACGAGAACGTATTGATGCATTACTTGATCCAGATACACCGTTTATGGAGTTTAACTCTCTTGCTGCGTATAATATGTATGAAAATAAAGCACCATGTGCAGGTATCGTCACCGGCATTGGTTTGATTCATGGCCGTGAGGTCGTTGTAGTTGCAAACGACGCAACAGTAACCGGAGGAACGTATTATCCGATTACGGTAAAAAAACATCTTCGTGCACAAGAAATAGCTATGGAAAATAATCTCCCGTGTATTTATCTAGTCGATTCAGGGGGTGCCTTCCTTCCGATGCAAGATGAAGTATTTCCAGATCGTGAACATTTCGGTAGGATTTTTTATAATCAAGCTAAAATGTCATCTATGCAAATCCCGCAAATCGCAGTTGTGATGGGGTCATGTACCGCAGGAGGAGCATATGTGCCTGCGATGTCTGATGAAACCGTAATTGTAAAAGGAACTGGAACGATTTTTCTTGGGGGACCACCGTTAGTCAAAGCTGCAACCGGTGAAGAAGTAACTGCTGAGGAATTGGGTGGTGCTGAAGTGCATTGCCGAGAAAGCGGTGTTTCTGATCATTATGCTGTTGATGATGCTGATGCAATTCGAATTACCCGCAATATTGTTGAAAATCTAAATCGTCCTGAAAAGACCCATCTTGATATCCAAAAACCAGAAGAACCATTATATGATATTAAAGAAATCTATGGGATTATCCCAAAAGATCCACGGAAACCATTTGAGGTGCGAGAGATCATTGCTCGGATTGTCGATGGTTCAAAATTCCATGAGTTTAAAGCGCTGTATGGTACAACGCTGGTCTGTGGATTTGCTCGAATCATGGGGTATCCTGTTGGAATCCTTGCAAATAACGGGGTGCTATTTTCAGAATCAGCATTAAAAGGTACGCATTTTATTGAATTATGCTGTCAACGGAAGATACCGCTTGTGTTTCTCCAAAATATTACCGGTTTTATGGTTGGGCGAAAATATGAAGCAGGCGGTATTGCAAAAGATGGAGCTAAAATGGTGACTGCAGTAACCTGTGCACAAGTCCCGAAATTTACGGTTCTCATTGGTGGTTCTTTTGGTGCGGGTAACTATGGAATGTGCGGACGAGCATACGGACCTCGACAACTTTGGATGTGGCCGAATGCACGGATCTCAGTCATGGGTGGCCAACAAGCAGCTACGGTATTACTTACAGTAAAACGAGATCAACTCTGGCGTAAAGGTATTGAGCTAAGTAAAAAAGAAGAAAAAGAAATCACAGATCCAATCCTACGAAAATATGAAACAGAAGGAAGTCCATATTATAGCACTGCCCGAATTTGGGATGATGGTGTGATCGATCCTGTTGATACACGAACCGTGTTAGGGTTAGGTATCTCTGCTTCGTTAAATGCATCGATTCCTGACTGGAAGCCCGGTGTTTTCCGTATGTAA